From the genome of Streptomyces sp. V1I1, one region includes:
- a CDS encoding IS110 family transposase codes for MLDTGEIAVFLGLDVGKGDHHGHGLTAGGKTVYDKRLPNSEPKLRAVFDKLTARFGRVLVIVDQPASIGALPLAVARDAGCHVAYLPGLAMRRIADLYPGEAKTDARDAHVIADAARTMPHTLRALELADETAAQLTVLTGFDQDLAAEATRTSNRLRGLLTQFHPSLERVLGPRLDHQAVTHLLERFGSPAALRKAGRRRLVNLIRPKAPRMAERLVNDIFDALDEQTVVVPGTTTLDVVVPSLARSLAAVHEQRRALEAQISELLESHPLSQVLTSMPGVGVRTAATLLVTIGDGSSFPTAAHLASYAGLAPATKSSGSSIHGEHAPRTGNRLLKRAMFLSAFAALHDPASRSYYDRQRARGKTHTQALLRLARHRISVLFAMLRDGTFYESRTPEATPA; via the coding sequence GTGCTCGACACCGGTGAAATCGCGGTCTTCCTCGGCCTGGACGTCGGCAAGGGCGACCACCACGGCCACGGCCTGACAGCGGGCGGCAAGACCGTCTACGACAAGCGGCTGCCCAACAGCGAGCCGAAACTGCGGGCCGTGTTCGACAAGCTCACGGCCAGGTTCGGCCGCGTGCTGGTCATCGTGGACCAGCCCGCATCGATCGGCGCCCTGCCGCTCGCGGTGGCCCGGGACGCCGGCTGCCACGTGGCCTACCTGCCAGGGCTGGCGATGCGGCGGATCGCCGATTTGTATCCCGGTGAGGCAAAGACCGATGCCCGCGACGCGCACGTGATCGCGGACGCCGCCCGCACCATGCCTCACACCCTGCGGGCCCTGGAACTGGCCGACGAGACCGCGGCCCAGCTGACCGTCCTGACCGGCTTCGACCAGGACCTCGCCGCCGAGGCCACCCGCACCAGCAACCGGCTCCGCGGCCTGCTCACCCAGTTCCACCCGAGCCTGGAGCGAGTACTGGGGCCCCGCCTGGACCACCAGGCTGTGACGCACCTGCTGGAACGCTTCGGCTCGCCCGCCGCCCTGCGCAAGGCCGGACGCCGCAGGCTCGTGAACCTGATACGGCCCAAGGCCCCGCGCATGGCCGAACGCCTGGTCAACGACATCTTCGACGCGCTCGACGAACAGACCGTCGTCGTCCCGGGCACCACCACCCTGGACGTGGTGGTGCCCTCGCTGGCCCGCTCGCTCGCCGCCGTCCACGAACAACGACGCGCTCTGGAAGCCCAGATCAGCGAGCTGCTGGAGTCGCACCCTCTTTCCCAGGTCCTGACCTCGATGCCCGGAGTCGGTGTCAGGACCGCCGCCACCTTGCTGGTCACCATCGGCGACGGATCGTCCTTCCCGACCGCCGCCCACTTGGCCTCCTACGCCGGCCTTGCCCCGGCCACGAAGTCCTCCGGATCGTCCATCCACGGCGAACACGCCCCCAGAACAGGCAACCGACTCCTCAAACGCGCCATGTTCCTCTCCGCCTTCGCGGCCCTGCACGACCCCGCCTCCCGCAGCTACTACGACCGGCAGCGAGCCCGCGGCAAAACCCACACCCAAGCCCTCCTCCGGCTCGCCCGCCACCGCATCAGCGTCCTGTTCGCCATGCTCCGAGACGGAACCTTCTACGAGTCACGCACCCCGGAAGCGACCCCCGCATGA
- a CDS encoding ParA family protein: MPLSFAFVNLKPGVGKTTSAVWLAHALHESGYSPLLVDGDPASSALRWSELADGFPFPVIALPVGDVHRRVNDFLGNRQAVVLDAPQLEDHPRIARSIMRYASAWIVPVTPAPIELDRMAPIRSEMDDVQSLRAEPARTAVLLNRTNRPDATRTGPDADAREALTEWGFVVLDTQIARLELYAQSFGSPVRAKGSAYMDLADELIKRQEEA, encoded by the coding sequence ATGCCGCTGAGCTTTGCCTTTGTGAATCTCAAGCCTGGAGTCGGCAAGACGACCAGTGCCGTATGGCTGGCCCACGCGCTTCACGAGTCGGGCTACTCGCCGCTTCTGGTCGACGGCGACCCAGCCTCCTCCGCACTGCGCTGGAGCGAATTGGCCGACGGCTTTCCGTTTCCCGTCATCGCCTTGCCAGTGGGTGACGTGCACCGCCGCGTGAACGACTTCCTGGGCAATCGGCAGGCTGTGGTGCTCGATGCGCCGCAGTTGGAGGACCATCCTCGCATCGCCCGCAGCATCATGAGGTACGCGAGTGCGTGGATCGTCCCGGTGACGCCCGCTCCCATCGAACTGGACCGGATGGCACCCATCCGCTCCGAGATGGACGACGTCCAGTCCCTGCGCGCCGAGCCGGCCCGCACTGCAGTCCTCCTGAACCGGACCAATCGTCCCGACGCCACACGCACCGGCCCCGATGCCGACGCTCGTGAGGCGCTCACCGAGTGGGGGTTCGTGGTGCTGGACACCCAGATTGCGCGGCTCGAGTTGTACGCCCAGTCGTTCGGAAGTCCGGTGCGGGCCAAGGGGTCGGCGTACATGGACCTCGCCGATGAACTCATCAAGCGTCAGGAAGAGGCATGA
- a CDS encoding YafY family protein, translating into MRADRLVSLVLLLRQRGRLTADTLARELEVSTRTVLRDIEVLSAAGVPVYAERGRHGGFALLPGFQTELTGLNHDEALALLTAGSGRGEQVFGLGSALASAMRKVVDALPESHRASASDAAQRFLVNPETDLLSRRLVIEEVLDTTMIEVRRAVLAGHKLRIHYAATGQTPQWRTVDPIGLVTVRDRGYLLATRSGADRTYRLSRVLAAEELPETAQRPNRVDLDRIWRERSAQFLSGGDHITVLVRVNPARREDLLDTALAVRAEEPDADGWLRLEVTFQDSRHAEWALWQLSTDAEALAPQSMRTSLRNRAAAIATRYGDSS; encoded by the coding sequence ATGCGTGCCGACCGGTTGGTCTCACTGGTGCTACTGCTGCGCCAGCGCGGTCGGCTGACAGCGGACACGCTGGCCCGCGAGCTGGAGGTATCCACCCGTACCGTGCTGCGCGACATCGAGGTGCTGTCCGCGGCCGGCGTCCCGGTCTACGCCGAACGCGGCAGGCACGGCGGTTTCGCGCTGTTGCCCGGTTTCCAGACCGAGCTCACCGGACTGAACCACGACGAGGCTCTCGCCTTGCTGACCGCCGGATCGGGGCGCGGCGAGCAGGTATTCGGCCTCGGCTCGGCGCTCGCTTCGGCCATGCGGAAGGTGGTCGACGCGCTACCCGAAAGCCACCGGGCCTCCGCGAGCGACGCGGCCCAGCGATTTCTCGTCAACCCGGAGACCGACCTGCTCTCACGCCGGCTGGTCATTGAGGAGGTACTTGACACCACAATGATCGAGGTCAGGCGCGCGGTGCTCGCCGGACACAAGCTGCGCATCCACTACGCGGCCACAGGCCAGACACCACAGTGGCGCACGGTGGACCCGATCGGCCTGGTCACCGTACGCGACCGGGGCTACTTGCTGGCCACGAGATCTGGCGCGGACCGCACCTACCGGCTGTCGCGGGTGTTGGCCGCCGAGGAACTCCCCGAAACGGCACAGCGACCAAACCGGGTCGATCTGGACCGGATCTGGCGGGAACGCTCCGCGCAGTTCCTCTCCGGCGGCGACCACATCACCGTGCTGGTACGGGTGAACCCGGCGCGGCGGGAGGACCTGCTGGACACCGCGCTGGCTGTCCGCGCAGAAGAACCCGACGCAGACGGCTGGCTGCGGCTGGAGGTGACCTTCCAAGATTCCCGACACGCCGAATGGGCGCTGTGGCAGCTCAGCACGGACGCGGAAGCCCTGGCCCCGCAGTCGATGCGCACCTCCCTACGCAACCGCGCCGCCGCGATTGCCACCCGCTACGGAGACTCGTCCTGA
- a CDS encoding RidA family protein, which yields MERTAVNPVTWSVEMGFNQGEVVSGHTRTLYISGQTAMSGDGKPQHDGDISAQLTLSIDNLEAVLGEAGMSLANLVRLNVYTTDVDLLFQHYGVLAARLGAAGVAPTSTMLEVARLAIPGQMVELEGTAVA from the coding sequence GTGGAACGAACGGCGGTCAACCCGGTGACGTGGTCGGTGGAGATGGGTTTCAACCAGGGTGAGGTCGTCTCCGGGCACACACGGACCCTGTACATCTCGGGGCAGACCGCGATGAGCGGCGACGGCAAGCCCCAGCATGACGGTGACATTTCGGCGCAGTTGACGCTGAGCATCGACAACCTGGAGGCCGTGCTCGGCGAGGCCGGCATGTCTCTCGCGAACCTCGTCCGGCTCAACGTCTACACGACCGACGTCGATCTGCTTTTCCAGCACTACGGCGTGCTGGCGGCGCGGTTGGGTGCCGCCGGGGTGGCGCCGACCTCCACGATGCTCGAGGTGGCGCGACTGGCGATCCCCGGCCAGATGGTCGAGCTTGAGGGGACCGCCGTCGCGTGA